The Methanofollis sp. UBA420 genome contains a region encoding:
- a CDS encoding helix-turn-helix domain-containing protein, protein MSRVIEKRRDILALMRRSTLENGHFTVQEIAEGSALPRSTVQDWVNRLLDEGCIVQKEERRGRHPAVYAVASALPASACRRIFTTVDGDRVECYHECLSSGCAAFCAYHHGRAGGALVHVQRDGTLLRECGTLTEHEVEIGLAPRPAVGVVGIRREGDEIVQRIRCTGGPAYSLTDQMAEAEGVCSVVTRKVEGGIVEGEVRTRALVLVGIGVDDTDSAEGGATFALALALLQHLSTLDGVIPIGHRVAMLKPDLPERTAGNSCSYIELAADQAACPGIAERARRFVAAEALSPEWGIALRHGFCPLPELRAFGARARAEVVTVEEAREVAARNGVQVCGGRGVIGALAAVALRGLPNRILLDPFAPVNRAP, encoded by the coding sequence ATGTCAAGGGTCATTGAGAAGAGGCGGGACATTCTCGCCCTGATGCGGAGATCGACTCTCGAAAACGGGCATTTCACGGTGCAGGAGATCGCGGAGGGGAGCGCCCTGCCGCGGAGCACGGTGCAGGACTGGGTGAACCGTCTCCTCGACGAGGGGTGCATCGTCCAGAAGGAGGAGAGGCGGGGGCGGCACCCGGCCGTGTATGCCGTCGCCTCGGCCCTTCCCGCGAGCGCGTGCCGGCGGATCTTCACGACCGTCGACGGCGACAGGGTGGAGTGCTACCATGAGTGCCTGAGCAGCGGGTGCGCCGCGTTCTGCGCATACCACCATGGCCGGGCAGGCGGGGCGCTCGTCCATGTGCAGAGGGACGGCACCCTCCTGCGGGAGTGCGGCACCCTCACCGAGCACGAGGTGGAGATCGGCCTCGCGCCCCGGCCTGCCGTGGGCGTGGTCGGGATCAGGCGGGAGGGGGACGAGATCGTGCAGAGGATCCGGTGCACCGGCGGCCCGGCCTACTCCCTCACCGACCAGATGGCCGAGGCGGAGGGGGTCTGCTCGGTCGTGACCAGGAAGGTCGAGGGGGGGATCGTCGAGGGCGAGGTGCGGACGCGGGCCCTCGTCCTGGTCGGGATCGGCGTCGACGACACCGACAGTGCGGAAGGAGGGGCGACCTTTGCCCTGGCCCTCGCCCTCCTCCAGCACCTCAGCACCCTGGACGGGGTGATCCCGATCGGCCACAGGGTGGCGATGCTCAAGCCCGACCTGCCGGAGAGGACGGCGGGCAACTCGTGCAGTTATATCGAACTCGCTGCCGACCAGGCCGCCTGCCCCGGCATCGCGGAGAGGGCCCGCCGCTTCGTCGCCGCCGAGGCCCTCTCCCCTGAATGGGGGATTGCCCTGCGGCACGGCTTCTGCCCTCTCCCCGAATTGCGGGCCTTCGGCGCCCGTGCGAGGGCCGAGGTGGTCACCGTCGAGGAGGCGCGGGAGGTCGCCGCCCGGAACGGCGTTCAGGTCTGCGGAGGCCGCGGCGTCATCGGGGCCCTCGCCGCGGTGGCCCTGCGGGGTCTTCCGAACAGGATCCTCCTCGACCCGTTCGCGCCGGTGAATCGGGCGCCGTGA